The genomic stretch TTTACTTTTTAACAACTTTTATTATAACGTATATCGCTATGAGAACAATTGTTATTCCTATAGCATAGAATCCGAACTTCTCAGCTAAACTTATCACATAATTAATTTCATTTGCGTAATGATAACCTAATATTGATAACGAGATATCCCATATTAGATGACCTAAGAGCGTAAATGCTAAAAATCTTAGCATACTCATTTTTGCTATTCCAGCGGGATAAGAGATTAAGGCCCTAAGCTCTGGGACAAATCTGAACCCAAAAACTGCAAAGTCCCCATATTTTATAAACCAGCCGTGTAAGGCATCAATTCTTCTCTCATTAATTAGTAAGTATCTACCATATTTCTTTAGGAAAGAAAATCCCAAGAAAAACCCAATATAGTACGCTATAATTGATCCTATTAGACTACCTAGAGTACCAGAAATCACTCCTATGTATAATGATATGTTTCCTTCATAGGAATAATATCCAACTAAAGGCATTATTACTTCGCTGGGAATTGGTAAACCAATACCCTCGCCAATCATCAAACCCAAGAGGAGAAGATAACCGCTTAAGCCTTGAAATACGTACATCGTAAAACAGTTTATTTATGCTCTTAAATATTTTTTCCCAGTAGATGCTTTATTAAATCTTTCAATTTTCTTAGATGTTATACTTTCTGATAGGCTAAAAGAGAAGTTTTTTCGCTAACATATGGAAGGGGTATTTTGTTTAATTTAAGAGATGGGGCCCTTTAAACTGTGACTAGTATAAGCTTATCAATTTTTCTTAGATGAAGCTTTAATTTAAAAGCAAATCAAAACGTTAATAATCAGCAAAACACCACATGAAAGCTACTGATAACGAAAGAGTTATAACTAAATCAGCAAAGTTGTATTTATGATAATCTCTACAGTTCCCGGCCCTGTAGCATATCCGTTAATTGCATCTACAATGAAGAGGCATGATTTTGAAATTAAATTTGAAAAAGTTCCGAATGCTAACGTATATCTAGACGCAATACCATTTCTCGGAAAAATTGATTATGTCTTATTATCTAAACTTCTAATTATAACTCCTAAAATTGGTAAAAAGATTGCAGTATGGAAAAAGGGTAGTGCTAATGATATTCTTTTACAACTTCTAATAAAGCTTTACAATATTTCTCCTCAAGTTGTTTACACAGATGATCCTCTTGAAGTACAGAGATTATACCATAACGGTGAAGTAGACTCTGCGCTAGTAACTGTGGGTGTTACTACTGAAGGAGTATTCATAGAGGATTTATTTAAGACTAAAGGAGTTATATTACCGGGAATTTGCGGTGCTAAAGGTGAAAATGAAGATTTTTCCTCAATATATAAAGAGGGTATTGATCTATTTAAAGAAAATCCAGAGGAAGTATCGGAATATATTGTAGACAATTTGCCAATATCTAGGCCTTCAAGTTTTATAGAAAGAATATTTAAAAACGCTGAATACAAGGTAGAAAGAGTAAACTTCAACTTTGATGATCTAAAAAATGGGATAATTCATGATACTTCTTCAATCTACTAAAGACGACATTTACGGGAAAATACCACTAATACCAGTCGGCAGTGTTGAACAGCACGGACCCCATTTACCTATGGGAACAGATTCGATAATCGTTGAAGAAATAGCAAAGAGAATAGAAAAGATGCTAAGTGATAAGATCCTTCTTTTTCCTACAATATATTATACTTGTTCGATAGAGCATGGCGATTTTCCATACTTTGGAGTTTCCTATATTACAATGATTTCCTACTTAACGGAATTAATTAATCAACTGGCAAGGTATTTTGATAAGGCGATAATTTTAAACGGTCATGGAGGGAATGAATCATTACTTGATATCGTAAAAAGAAGTATCAATTTTCAAAATAGACACTTTAAACTTTATATATATTCTGTCGTTGGAAAGTGGTTAGAGTATTTTAAAATACGAGATCTACACGCTGGAACTGTAGAATCTTCTATAATTAAATATATAAACCCTAGGCTTGTTAGAGAGGAAAAATTAAAGGATATAGACTACACGGTCAAGGATGGAGTGTTTAACACAATAACTACATCTGATGCAAACCCTCATGGTATAATAAACCTAGATGGTAGTGTTAAGATAGATGAAAAACTTGGCGAGGAGTTCATAAATCGTGTCATAAACGAGTTGTACTCTTTTATTTTATCTTTGAAGTGATCTTTTTCCAGATTCTGTGAGTGTATATCTTCCTTTCTCTTTCTTAATAAGTCCTTCTTTCATCAAATCGTAAAGTTCTCTTTTTAGAGCATCTGTTGAAATATTAAGCTGATCTTTTATATCTTTAAAAAGTACTGGTCTATCATAAGAACTGATTATACTAAGAATCTTTTCTTTTAATTCACCCAACATAAAAATAAATACTATAAAAGACTTATAAATAATGTTTACTCCCGAATAGTTAAGTTTTTTAACTATATCTCCGTTATAACCTTATGGCCTGGTTCAACCTTGAAGAACTAAAAAAGTATATAAGAAGAGATAACTCGGTTCTTGTCGTTTGGGATGTACAAGAAGCATTAGTAAATAACATTTTTAATAAAGAAGAATTCTTAGAGAAGCTAAAAGAGTTAATTTCTGCTGCTAGACAGTACAATGTTCCTATAGTTTACACAAAAATTACTCCTTATCCAGAAAGGTTTCAAAATCCGGCGTTTAGGAGAAACTTTAATCCAGGTGATATAGTTAAAGAAGTTTATCCCCAAGCTGGGGATGTTATACTTAACAAAAATACACCTAGTATATTTGTAGGTACAAACTTTGAATTAATGTTAAGGAATGTGGGAATTACAACAATAGTGTTTACGGGAATTGCTACTGATATTGGTGTCGAGACATCAGCTAGGCATGCACAAGCTTTAGGTTTCTTGCCGGTAATTGCTAAAGAAGCTGTATCTTCAGCTGATAAGGCAGCTCATGAAAGATCATTGGCTAACCTTCAAAGATTAATGTTAGTATTAAGTAACAAGGAAATCATAGAAAGATGGTCAGCTTAAACCTAAAGGTTAAGAAACCATTCTTTTCATTCTTGTCCTTTAGGTATAATATTTTAGCATAGCTGATGTGAAAGAATTTTTAATCTTTCCACGAATTCATTTTTAATGGATTGCATAGAAGTAAGGAATGTTATAAAGAGGTTTAATGGAATTTACGCTCTTGACAGCATCTCATTCTCAGTTCCATGTAATGGAAAATATGCTTTATTAGGCCCTAATGGTGCTGGTAAATCAACTACTTTAAAGATTCTTACTGGTTTATTGAGACCAGATTCTGGGGAAGTATACATAAAGGGTATGAATCCTACTTCTGTAGAAGTAAAAAGGATTCTAGGTTATTTACCAGAAGATGCGATGCCTTACAGAAATTTAACAGTGATAGAAAACCTTGAATATTTTGCATCTTTAAGAGATTTACCTAGGGAGAGGGCAAAAGAAATGATTTATCTCCTAGGGTTAGAAGATTACATATACGTTGAAGCTGGAAAATTATCTAGAGGAAATCTGCAAAAACTTTCCTTAGCATTAGTCCTTCTTCATAATCCAGAAGTTATCTTACTTGATGAGCCATTGAATTATTTAGATATTCCTACGCAGGAAAGAGTAATAAATATCTTAAAGTCATTAAACGGTACACTTCTAGTTTCAACGCATATAATGTCAATAGCAACGAGACTAACTGATCATGTTATAATAATTAACCATGGTAAAGTTATTTGGACGGGATCTATAGATGAACTTAAGAGTTTAGGAAGAGAAGATGAACCAATTGAAAGTATAGTAGCAAAAATTATGAGTGGTGTATTATGAAACTATTTAAAATTGCGTGGTTAAAGATTAGGTCAACCTACTCTCTTCCACTACTAATACTTTCCATAATAATTCTAGCCTTTTACATTTACATAGGAATTATTGAAGCTAAATTGGCTTCTGGTAATGTTTCATCAATTGTACCCCTTAAAACTACAGTAATAGAACTACTTTCGATTTACTTATTCTCATATTCCATTTTGCCTACAAATAGAATAGTTTCAAAATCCGATCAAGATTTCCTTTTTATGATCCCAGTAGACGAAAAAGAGTTAGCAGTAGGAATTATTTGTTCTTATCTGATAATTAATGCATTATTAGTCGGAATTTTAATTATATTCACAGCACCTATCTTAGGTTTTGGGGCATTTGCTTTATTCCTAATGTTCTCTATATTACTCTCCTTTATTCCCATATTCTCTTTACGACTAAAGACTTTGTATAGAGTATTATTCACAGTCTTGTTACTGGCATGGTTCATTTCAGCTTACTTTAACTTTCCATATTCACCATTATCAATGTTAGATAGCTATACTTATTCATATTTTATACTTTTAGGACTTACCCTCTTAGTAGCTTTTCTTTCTCTAAATAAACTTAATGTCTACGATCTAGTTAAAATAAATTATCAATCCAGCAGGGGGATAAAAAATCCTATTACCTTTTCTCCATCTTCATCTCCATTTCTTATAATGCTTAAGAAAAACATAAACTTGATCGAGCTTGGAGGAAGAGTAAGCCAAATAGCTGGTGGGCAATATTTAATAGCAAGGATAAAAATCTACTATGTCTTAATACCAATGATAGTACTAGCAATATTAGCTTATTTTTTCCCTCAACTCTCATTCTTAATCCTTGTAGTTGAGTTTATACTACTATTAAACTACGCACAAGCATCATTTATTAATGAGCCACTCTGGTTAGATTTATCAATTATGCCACCTTCAAAATTTGCCAGAAACTATTTGCTAAGTAAAACCCTTACCTTATATATTCTCTTTATTCCATTAATAATTTCTGAATTCATATCTCGCAATATAAGTTTTGCGATAGCATCATTAGAATTTCCCCTCACTTTTATATACCTTTCCTCTATACTTGCAAGATTTTATCCAGTTCCACAGTCTGGTATACAAATCTTAAACCTGAGAAGAATGATCTTTACGATTATAGGAACAACACCTGTTTTAGTAATCTTATTTCTAAGCTTACTTTACCCACTCTTTACCTTTGTGGTACTAATCCTCTTAGTCTCATACTTCTTCCTAAGTGAGAAGTTCTGGGAAAAAGCATTTGAAAATGCAATCTCATCACCTTATTGAGCATTTCTCTTTTCAGCTAAAAATTTAAGTTATGATCATATATCATCTAGTTGAATCTTTTTCCTTAATCTTCTCATTCGCTTTGTCGATATTTAAAGTCCTTTGGGATACTAATTCTATGCCTTTAGATATCAGATATGATATAAGTTTAGCTTGATAGTGTCATCGTTAAGCTACTTATATTTCTATTAGCACTTGTCGGAAAATCCGTGCAGACCAAGGAGACCTTGAAAACTTTTTAAAATTAACCCGGATGAAATATGCATGGATAAAAACTCAGAAAAACAAGCGTATTACAAAGCGTTAGAGAATGCAATAATCATAACACTTACCCCACTAGAGGGCTTAAGAAAAAGCACAGCAGCAAAACTAATACTAGGGGGAGTAATAGGTTGCACAGCATCAGAAATAGCACAAGAAATAAACATGGACTATGAGACAACACTAAAAAACTTGGACAAGATAGCAAACACTAGCTTAATAAAAGCAGTAAAGGAAATAGTAAAAGACCACCCGGTACTACTAATAATAGACGACACACACGACCACAAAGAATACGCGAGAGCGATACCGGTATCAAGAAACGGAGCACAAGTCTTTTACTGCAGAGAACACAAGAGATACGAGCCGGCAATACAACTACTAATAACAGTAAAAGACTTGAGGACAAACGAGACTTACATAGTAGCAATAACACCCTACATACCGCAAAAGGTTGCAGAAATACTCAAAGAAAGGGGTGAAGAGGCAGAGTTCAAGACAAAAATCCAGTTATACCTAGAGTTACTACCGATACTCTTAAGTGAGTTCAATGTTGTTATTATCTCCTTCGACTCTTGGTATGTTAATTCTAATACTGTGGGGGAACTCAAGTCCAGCGCGCGAGTCGTCGAGGGTGGCAGATCCGTGCCCGTTAGCGAGTTCCCCCAAGGGGAGTACCTAGTCGAATATCTAGGTACCCCCATAAAACTACTCGTTGTTGAGGATTATAAGGGTTTAGGTAAGAGGTACTTCTTCTCAACAAACTTAAATGATACTCCAGAGGATATAATAACTGCTTGGGAAAATAGGTGGGATATTGAGGTTTTGATTAGGGAGTTAAAGGCGTTGGGGTTGGATAAGGGTTCTTTCCTCACTTGGGTTAGGAATAAGGGTTTCATAACCCTTAAAGCCCTCTCCCTCCTCTTCGTTCTCTCATTCAAATACTCCCTTGGTTTACACCTCGGTGCCAAGAGAATTGCTAGATTGATAAAAACTGTTTATCAAGAATCTGGAGGGATAAAGAAATTGTTTAAGTGGAGGAGAAAAACATAAACTGCTATTCTATATTAAAATAAGGTTTACAATAACTTTATCTTAGCATCATCTCTAACTAGAGATAAACTCAATTAATGAAATTATTTACAAATGACTACACTATCGTTTAGCTTTAACTATTATTTCATAATGATATATAAATATAAAATTGAAATTTCTTTTTATTATTGCTCTTTCTTCTCAGTTTTCTGTTTTTCAAGAATCTCAAAAAGATGTATCCATGCTAAAAAGCATGGATCTACTTTTTCCTTTTTCTCGCTCATTTATATAACCTCCTTAAGAAATTCTTTACTCTCTCCCAAGCGTCATCTGCTGCCTCTTTATTATAAACTGGACCCCTGTCATTAAAGAACGCATGATACGCTCCGGGGTAAATTTTGAGTTCTAAATCCTTCTTATATTTAATTACTGCAGATATTAAATCTGGTAATCCAGATAGTATTGGTGGATCTTCACCAGCATACAAACCTAGAATGGGACCCTTGATCTTCTGAACTGCATCTATAGGTTGTGGATTTCTGCCGTAAAAGACTATTGTCCCATCTAGTGGTACTTCGGTCGCTAACTGAAATGCCAAACCCCCACCCATACAGAAGCCCATACTAACAATCTTCTTATAGCCTAGAGAGTTCAGATAATCGTAGGCCTTAATTAAATCTTTTATCATTTGCTCTTCCATTTTAGCTCTTCCAGTAACTAACAATTCCACCACTTTTTTACCATTCTCGTCAAGTGAACTAATTATTTCATTATATACATTAGGGTCTGTTCTCTTTTCCGCTGGTATACTCCATACCCTTCGCATAACATTTTGTATATTTTCTGGTGTAAGTATATTTTCGTATCTAGTATATAGTTGTGGGGCAAATGCAAGATAATCTTCATTAGCCAATCTTCTTGAAATATCCTTAATATTATCATTAAGCCCCCATATTTCATGGATTACTATAACAGCTAGTCTAGGATTTTCTGGTGATGCCATAAAAGCTCTTACGTTAGAGTCATATGAGCTATAAAATATTTCCTTTTCAGATAGCATAATCATGTATGATAATAAACAAATTAAAAATTAACTACTTAAAATCAACAATTGAAAAAAATACGCTAAAAACTAATATATTTGACTTAAATAAGAACATAATAGAAAATCATAGATCATAATATAAGATTTTATAATCTGAAAATAGCAGTATAATTTTATCCGTAATATGCAGACACTTTCTCTAACAATTGTGGTTGTGAGTATAGTCTCATCATTGATATATAAATTTATTAAATGATCCTTCTATATAAAGAATATAAATATTAAATCTTGATATTATTATAGAAAATTCATAGAGATAAAACAGCTTAATGGCTGCACTATGAATGTAATGCCTTTTGAGTGAGCAAGTGAATTTTTATCGAGGATTTATATATGAGGATATTAACTAGTTTTAGTGTTTCCATGTTTATCCAGGCTATATTAATTTTAAGAGGTATACAAATGTGGACTGTTCATCTCTTGATTTAGGTTTTTACTACCTTAGCCTTATAGTTTAAGAGAACCTTAAAAACTTTTTAAAAATTAGCATAATAAAATGTAATATAGATAAAAAACTTAGAAATATAAGGATACTATTAAACGTATAAAAAGGCTTTATAGTTAAGTCGATAAAAAATGTTTATTATACTTTGTGAATTGTAAATAAATTATTCAAGAAGGAGAAACTAGAACTAGTTTGTTCAAGAATATACATAAGTAGAATACAAGCATAGATAAAAATATTTTTGTATTGCTTAAGGAGTATATGATTTATGTAGCTATTCTTATTTTTAAACCTAAAGTTCCAAGCATTATTTATCATTAAACTTGGGTTTTCTTACTTAAGAAGGTCTCTATACCTTCTCTGAAAACACTACTATATCTTAAGTAGTTTATAAGGTTTTCATATTATATATAAATCGGTATAAATGGAAACTCTAATATTTCGTGAATAACTTTATTTAAGTTAGGTTAAGCCAAATCTTTAACTATTTTTAGGGCTCTGTCATCAAGCTTATTTTGTTTTTATGATTTCACAGATTATTTCTCACTACGAGCTTAATTAGATACATTATCTTTTTTATTAAGTATAAGCATATAAGTCGCTTTTGGTGCTTCAAGCTCTTTACTATTCTCGTAATCT from Sulfolobus sp. S-194 encodes the following:
- a CDS encoding DedA family protein, yielding MYVFQGLSGYLLLLGLMIGEGIGLPIPSEVIMPLVGYYSYEGNISLYIGVISGTLGSLIGSIIAYYIGFFLGFSFLKKYGRYLLINERRIDALHGWFIKYGDFAVFGFRFVPELRALISYPAGIAKMSMLRFLAFTLLGHLIWDISLSILGYHYANEINYVISLAEKFGFYAIGITIVLIAIYVIIKVVKK
- a CDS encoding DUF3834 domain-containing protein translates to MIISTVPGPVAYPLIASTMKRHDFEIKFEKVPNANVYLDAIPFLGKIDYVLLSKLLIITPKIGKKIAVWKKGSANDILLQLLIKLYNISPQVVYTDDPLEVQRLYHNGEVDSALVTVGVTTEGVFIEDLFKTKGVILPGICGAKGENEDFSSIYKEGIDLFKENPEEVSEYIVDNLPISRPSSFIERIFKNAEYKVERVNFNFDDLKNGIIHDTSSIY
- a CDS encoding creatininase family protein; this encodes MILLQSTKDDIYGKIPLIPVGSVEQHGPHLPMGTDSIIVEEIAKRIEKMLSDKILLFPTIYYTCSIEHGDFPYFGVSYITMISYLTELINQLARYFDKAIILNGHGGNESLLDIVKRSINFQNRHFKLYIYSVVGKWLEYFKIRDLHAGTVESSIIKYINPRLVREEKLKDIDYTVKDGVFNTITTSDANPHGIINLDGSVKIDEKLGEEFINRVINELYSFILSLK
- a CDS encoding winged helix-turn-helix domain-containing protein codes for the protein MLGELKEKILSIISSYDRPVLFKDIKDQLNISTDALKRELYDLMKEGLIKKEKGRYTLTESGKRSLQR
- a CDS encoding isochorismatase family cysteine hydrolase, which produces MAWFNLEELKKYIRRDNSVLVVWDVQEALVNNIFNKEEFLEKLKELISAARQYNVPIVYTKITPYPERFQNPAFRRNFNPGDIVKEVYPQAGDVILNKNTPSIFVGTNFELMLRNVGITTIVFTGIATDIGVETSARHAQALGFLPVIAKEAVSSADKAAHERSLANLQRLMLVLSNKEIIERWSA
- a CDS encoding ABC transporter ATP-binding protein — encoded protein: MDCIEVRNVIKRFNGIYALDSISFSVPCNGKYALLGPNGAGKSTTLKILTGLLRPDSGEVYIKGMNPTSVEVKRILGYLPEDAMPYRNLTVIENLEYFASLRDLPRERAKEMIYLLGLEDYIYVEAGKLSRGNLQKLSLALVLLHNPEVILLDEPLNYLDIPTQERVINILKSLNGTLLVSTHIMSIATRLTDHVIIINHGKVIWTGSIDELKSLGREDEPIESIVAKIMSGVL
- a CDS encoding transposase gives rise to the protein MDKNSEKQAYYKALENAIIITLTPLEGLRKSTAAKLILGGVIGCTASEIAQEINMDYETTLKNLDKIANTSLIKAVKEIVKDHPVLLIIDDTHDHKEYARAIPVSRNGAQVFYCREHKRYEPAIQLLITVKDLRTNETYIVAITPYIPQKVAEILKERGEEAEFKTKIQLYLELLPILLSEFNVVIISFDSWYVNSNTVGELKSSARVVEGGRSVPVSEFPQGEYLVEYLGTPIKLLVVEDYKGLGKRYFFSTNLNDTPEDIITAWENRWDIEVLIRELKALGLDKGSFLTWVRNKGFITLKALSLLFVLSFKYSLGLHLGAKRIARLIKTVYQESGGIKKLFKWRRKT
- a CDS encoding dienelactone hydrolase family protein, with product MLSEKEIFYSSYDSNVRAFMASPENPRLAVIVIHEIWGLNDNIKDISRRLANEDYLAFAPQLYTRYENILTPENIQNVMRRVWSIPAEKRTDPNVYNEIISSLDENGKKVVELLVTGRAKMEEQMIKDLIKAYDYLNSLGYKKIVSMGFCMGGGLAFQLATEVPLDGTIVFYGRNPQPIDAVQKIKGPILGLYAGEDPPILSGLPDLISAVIKYKKDLELKIYPGAYHAFFNDRGPVYNKEAADDAWERVKNFLRRLYK